Part of the Caretta caretta isolate rCarCar2 chromosome 7, rCarCar1.hap1, whole genome shotgun sequence genome is shown below.
TTGCCTGAAAGCACATTACAATCCTGACCTGGTAAAGGTTCCAAAGCAACAATCAGGAAGTCAGCAACATGCTTGAGTTTAGCACAGTTAGAATAAAGCTGGACAGGGAaggaatatttccattttttcctcccAAGTTTTATGCATTCTTCTTCATGCTCACTACATAATATTTCCCAATGCACAAAACCCCTAGAGGAGAACAGCATCACAGCAGCTTGAgcctgggtttttttcttttcaattgatCTGTCTttttcatgctttaaaaaaatatatctacAAAGGCAATGCACAGGAATCATCGCGTAGTGTTTGACTTGAAAGGAAGTTGTGGCGTCGATATGGGGTATGTCACTGAGAGACAGGCGAGAGCCATTCATCCTGCTGTACTGTACAAATTGGTTAGGATGATACAGAGGGCTGATGTGAACCAACCTAAACCAGAAAATGTAGTGTTAAGGACAGAGTTTTTTCCTTGGCTCACCACATAATCCAGTATACTGGGTATGTAAAAGCAGCCTGTACTGATCCGAGATCCTCTAAGACACCAAGGCACAGAAATGAGAGTTATGAATGGAGCAGCAGTCCTACCTCTCTGCATTTCATTATGTCAGGCTCTTAGCATTATGGCAATGAAAGAGTACTTGTATTTAACAGTAGTTTCCCCCAGTAGAGATTCAGGTGACCCTAACTTTACAGCATGATGTACACATCAGATGCCTCATATTCCTTGTGTCTGAACTCTACTGAAACCTAAAAGCATAGAATCAAAAGGATTTCCACCCGCACTCGCTAGTCTTTTCCCCCGTGAAAACTGGTACCATCCGGGTAGGACTCCATGGGACAATGGAGGCCCTTATTACATATCCCCATTGGTAGAACATGGTACCAAGCACCATTCTTCTACCCTCAACACCTGCAGACCTGTAGCATTGCCACTTCCCCTACTCACCTTAGCCAAACATCTTTAATGAATCATCCTCCTACACCAAAGTCAGGTACCTCTCTGCTGCTTCCCACTATTGCGCTCAGAATCATTCACAGAGCCTAGTGCCATTGACCCATTCCCTTACTGGAGCATGGTAATACAGCTGCTTCCCTGCACTCAACTAGAGTCCAAAATCTCAAGCATTCCCCTGACCTTGAGCCCATAAAACTCTCACTGTGGCATAGTAACCTCTGCTTCCCCAGTCCTGGCTAGAATCCAGTAGAGCTGGTGTGTTTATTGTTTTGTCGGCAGTCTGGTATTTTTGCACTCTTCCCAGCACAATAGTGTATGCAGAGACACAGCATCTCTTTAATATTAGCAGTCAGTTTGTCAGTCCTGGTTCTCCCCAATAAATACTAACTTCCCTCAGATCAGGTTTGAAATCTTAACCAAATGATCAATACCATCTTTCTGTGCAAGGTCTCTTGATAGTCACATGCAGGACAGCATATATTTTATGACCCTGTTGATAGGACCCGCCAAAGAGGACttttccccactccaaaaaaaattaaattctattTGTCCATCTTAAAAGCTCAGGCTGCATTTTTTGCCGTACAGCCTGTGGTTATCCTTGGCCAAGGCTGTCTGGAACTTGTCCCTAAAACACTGCTGCCCACAGGGCTTCTCGGGCCAGAACAAGACTGTCTTCTTGCAGAGATATTTCCAAAGCTGAATTGGATTTACTTGGATTTCTTTTCCATCTTCTCCAGCAGAATTAACACCACCACATCCTTTTTGTCCTCCAACAACTGCTGCTGTGCCAGGTGAAAGGTAGTTCTCAGGATGCCGTTCACGGGCTGGAACTTGGAAAGCACAAAAATTATTTTCTTGCTCTTGTGCTAACTGAATCCCACAAGTTTTCCAACAAGGATCTCCCTGGAATCCAGTTTCTTTCTTCAAGACAAAGTTTGAACCGAGCCAGTCTTCCATTCTGACTTGGAGTTTGTTATAGACCCAGTTGGCTACAGCTTCCTGATCTTTCTTGAAAGCCACAACTGCATCATATTCCACCTCTTCTGCACTACTTTTCTTCACTGACCACACCTGGAAATGTACCAGGCATGACAGAAGGTGTACCAGAGCTCCCAGCCAAAGAGACATTCTATGGTAGGCACAGCCAAGAATGCCAAGGTGAAGAACACAGAAAACCCAAACAGGCAGAGTGAGACAGAGTCCTCAGAGCAGAAAAGCAGTTCATGGATGAAGGTGCTCTTGCCCTTTAGCTCGCATGGAGAGCCACGGGTGACTTCATAAGTCAGGTTGGGTATTGTGATGTTCCTAATGATGATCAATTCAAACAGTAAATCGCACATGCAGCACAGTGGGTTAAATCCGAGGTCCACTTCCATCAGGTTTGGGAGGCACTCTGTGAACTGATCCTTATCAATATTTTGCAGCAAATTGTAGCTTAAGTCCAAATGAGTTAGCATGGCCACATTGGCAAAGTATTTGCAGATATCGTCTATCTTGTTTTTGCTCGGAACCAGCTTTCGAAGCTTGGCCTTGCCGAGAGTGCTGCTGCGGAACAAGAAGGGGAGATCATTCCCAGTCCAACACCTCCGGATTAGGCAGGAGCTGCAGGTTGGTCCAGTTGAAAAAAGTGATGTGCTTGCTCTTAACACACAAGATCTTTAAAGTCTTAGGCAGGTTTTCAAGAATCTGTGAAGGGAGGCCTGTCAAGTGATTGCTGGAAATATCTAACTTAATTAAATTGGTCAGATtctggaagaaacctcaggtAGATGTCTTCATGCCCTCACATCATCTCTAATTGGTTTCCGTTGAACATCAGAACCTTTAAGGAGGTGCCGCTGATAACCAATTTACAAATAGAATCAACAGAGCTATGAGCCAAACTAAGAGGTTTGAGGTGTGCTATGAAATTTGGGTAGTAACCAATACCCTGCATCAAGAAGTGATAACTGTTGTAACTGAGATCTAAGGCCTCCAGGAGGTGGAGCTCAGTAAAGGCATTTTCAAAGTACAAATTGATTTTATTGTAGGAAAGATCCAGCATGCGGCGATTGTTCAAGAGGGTGAACTGCGAGCCATTTATAGATTGACATGCTATTTTGTGATGATTCACATTAAGTGCCTTGAGCTATGTTCTTAAACATCACTGCTTTCACAGCCACAAGATTGTTTCCTGCTAAATTGAGAATCTTGCTGTAATTCTGGTAACTGGGTTTAACATTTTCAGGACTGGTGGAGTTCATATCAAACTTTGCatttgctgctgcctcttcaaATTCACTTTCTGCGTCTATTGACACAAGCAGTTGCCTGCTTAAGCCCAGGAGATTTGGGTCCCCACATGTCCTGAACTCATTCCTATTGTTCAGTTCTGTGATACTATTCTTTGCAAGATCAATGTAGTTTCATCTAGGGAAGTGGCTAAACATTGATATCTCAACATGGCTGACAAAGTTCAAGCTCAGGTGTAACTTAGTGAAATTCTTTAGCCCCATTAAAGGTTGCATGTCAGTGAGCACCTAGAAGAAAAATCCATTGCTCTCCAGCTCTTGCAATGACTCCAAGTATTGGAAAGATTGGGTCAGGTTGAGCATTGTAAAGCATGGTTGAGCATTGTACTTCTTTCAgtaattaaaaaataacaaaagctTTTGGAGCCTGGTGAGCCATTTGAATGCTGCGCTGCTTGTGATGGCATTGTAAAGATAGTTATCAGTCAGGTTAAGCATCTTTAAGTTCCCCAAAGACTGAAATAACTGAGAATCTAGTTCATTAAATAAATTGTCCAAACAGCACCAACTCCTCCAGGGACCTCAGGGGAAGAAAGGAATCAGGATCTATTTGGAAGGAACCATTGCACTCTGCACACAGGTTCAGTGTGTGGTCACATCTCCTGCAGTTCCCTTTCGCATGCAACGTCCGGAGATTGGTGAGGTTTCCAAAATCACCTTTTGAGATGTGGGTAATCTGGttaaaggagagaaagaaattTTTCAAGCTGGCTGGAAGGTTCTGTGGCACGCTGGTCAGGTTGTTATAGTTGAGAGAGAGCAGGGTCAGGTTATCCCAGGTGGGACAGGACTCCTTCAGGAACAGCCACCGATGTGCCACAGGGATTTTTGTAGTAGCAGTTGATCCATGCTGAGCATTCTGAGGCTAAGCAGATTAGTAAACACCTTGGGTTCCAGCCTGAGAATACTGTTGTGTAACAAGTTCAGATACTGCAGGGTTGGGGGTAGAAGTAGAATGGATGCTAAACTGTTCTCAGACAGATCCAGCTGTTTCAGATACTGCAGTCCAATGAAGGCTCCCAGGTGGATGGCTATACAACATGGGACAGATGAGATGCTCAGCCTGGGGGTAGATAGTCCACTCTCAGATTCAGTTTGACCAGGTTGGGGAGATGAGAGAAGGAATCTGTAACGGGGCAGTTACCCCGCTCCTGGGAGAAAAGGTAGGCTAATTGGGGAAgcggccacagctggggccacacctAATCAGGCCACAGCAGGCCCCAATAAGAAGGGctaggggaggagctgggtcaaagtctctctccagccttggagggagaagggcctaGCTGCCTGGGAACAGGGGTACCTgatgcagagcagtgctggggaaaggcaagaggagctggggagctctagcctggcaactccccaggctgaggccttgtttaACGCCTAAAGAGGTACTGGAGCTGCAGAGGTGTAGCCCAGGGATAGGatgaggcagctggtccaacctctTTGCCAGTGACGAgtagccattacagactgcagtctgccccttgAGAAAGGGGTTAGATGATCACGGGCAGTaaccactgaggcaaggtggataTAGAGGGTTGTGGTaacctgggaggggagacccagggtGTGGaggtactgctgggggcagaaccctgaggaaaGGGGtgccggggtctgggagggacacgggggcctgaagcgggtgagacactggccagcagagggtgctccgagGCTGGAATTGAGGTAATTCTCAGGAGACCAGCAGGCGGCACCACACGGGTGATTCAGCGATCTGCTACAGAATCATTATGCACATTTTTAATCTGGTTGTCCATTAGCAGCAGGATAGTGATGTTAGCCACACAAGAAGAGGCAAAGGATGGGACGCCCTCCAGCTTGTGCTTTCTGCAGTCTATCTTATTTGGGCCATTG
Proteins encoded:
- the LOC125639760 gene encoding LOW QUALITY PROTEIN: toll-like receptor 9 (The sequence of the model RefSeq protein was modified relative to this genomic sequence to represent the inferred CDS: inserted 2 bases in 1 codon; deleted 2 bases in 2 codons; substituted 1 base at 1 genomic stop codon) is translated as MHLDKAIHLGAFIGLQYLKQLDLSENSLASILLLPPTLQYLNLLHNSILRLEPKVFTNLLSLRMLSMDXNCYYKNPCGTSVAVPEGVLSHLGNLTLLSLNYNNLTSVPQNLPASLKNFFLSFNQITHISKGDFGNLTNLRTLHAKGNCRRCDHTLNLCAECNGSFQIDPDSFLPLRSLEELVLLDNLFNELDSQLFQSLGNLKMLNLTDNYLYNAITSSAAFKWLTRLQKLLLFFNYXKKYNAQPCFTMLNLTQSFQYLESLQELESNGFFF